Proteins encoded by one window of Salicibibacter halophilus:
- a CDS encoding L-lactate permease translates to MLLIVALSAIIAPFTFLVLFRMSAMKGMTLSAIIVTLLAITVWGMEGRVVLSSVFQGVHTTLTILFILFGALVLLNTLRNNGAVERINQGFQTISADMRVQVIIVAFLFGSLIEGAAGFGTPPMVTAPLLLALGFKPLAAVVTALIADSSAVAFGAVGTPIFVGLSNISGVDANFFQDIGMNVTFIDLFAGTFIPFITVVVLTIFFGNDKGLNDAFSMLPWTLLIGITYTGSALLYAMLFGPEFVAILGSLTGLMVATYTAKKGWLLPKEEWRDALKEDFKQRFEKSHMSLISAWSPYFIVVALLLLTRIVPWLQDFTMTAIDLTWHNILGVEGITSEWELLYSPGMILIIAAILSVILQRKAFSNFTKASKKSLSTIKSTGLTLIATLSMVQVFSNSGININDLMSMPELIAIELANGFGGMWIFAAPFLGEVGTFITGSATVSTMTFSEIQNNIAASIGLDKNVILAAHLVGSGAGNMIAIHNVVAVSAVAGMNGEEGNIIRKTLGPAILYAILAGLGAFVLIII, encoded by the coding sequence TTGTTATTAATAGTAGCGCTAAGTGCGATTATTGCACCCTTTACTTTTCTTGTTTTATTCAGAATGTCTGCAATGAAAGGAATGACCTTAAGTGCAATAATTGTTACTTTGCTAGCGATTACAGTTTGGGGGATGGAAGGACGTGTTGTTTTATCTTCCGTTTTTCAAGGCGTACATACAACTTTAACCATTCTATTTATCTTATTTGGAGCACTGGTGCTGTTAAATACACTGCGAAACAATGGGGCTGTAGAGCGAATTAATCAAGGTTTTCAAACAATCTCAGCTGATATGCGTGTGCAGGTTATTATCGTGGCGTTTTTATTTGGTTCTTTAATCGAAGGTGCTGCCGGATTTGGTACGCCTCCAATGGTTACTGCTCCTTTACTGCTCGCCTTAGGATTTAAACCTTTAGCTGCTGTTGTCACAGCATTAATTGCTGATAGTTCTGCTGTTGCATTTGGTGCAGTGGGGACACCGATATTTGTTGGGTTGAGTAATATTTCCGGTGTAGATGCAAATTTTTTTCAAGATATCGGAATGAATGTAACATTCATTGATTTATTTGCAGGAACGTTTATCCCATTTATAACTGTCGTTGTTTTAACGATTTTCTTTGGAAATGACAAAGGTTTGAATGATGCTTTTTCAATGCTTCCTTGGACATTGCTTATTGGCATAACATATACAGGCTCTGCATTATTGTATGCTATGCTATTCGGTCCAGAATTTGTAGCTATTTTGGGATCTTTGACAGGATTAATGGTCGCGACATATACAGCAAAAAAAGGATGGTTGTTACCGAAGGAAGAATGGAGAGATGCTTTAAAAGAGGACTTCAAACAACGTTTTGAAAAATCCCATATGAGCTTAATCTCGGCATGGTCTCCTTATTTCATTGTCGTAGCTTTGCTGCTGCTTACACGAATTGTTCCCTGGTTGCAGGATTTCACAATGACAGCCATTGATCTGACTTGGCATAATATTCTTGGTGTAGAAGGGATTACGTCTGAATGGGAATTGCTGTACTCTCCGGGTATGATACTCATTATAGCAGCCATACTTTCAGTTATCCTTCAACGCAAGGCTTTTAGCAATTTTACTAAAGCATCGAAGAAATCATTGTCAACAATAAAAAGTACTGGATTAACCTTAATAGCTACACTTTCTATGGTCCAAGTGTTTAGTAATTCTGGTATAAATATAAATGACCTTATGAGCATGCCGGAACTTATTGCAATAGAACTTGCAAACGGATTTGGAGGGATGTGGATCTTCGCTGCTCCATTCCTAGGTGAGGTAGGTACTTTTATAACGGGGAGCGCAACAGTCTCTACAATGACTTTCTCAGAAATTCAAAATAATATTGCTGCTTCAATAGGGTTGGACAAAAATGTTATTTTAGCAGCCCACCTTGTCGGATCCGGGGCAGGCAACATGATAGCTATTCATAATGTTGTAGCTGTAAGTGCTGTGGCCGGGATGAATGGAGAAGAAGGGAACATTATTCGCAAAACATTAGGACCAGCGATATTATATGCTATATTAGCGGGGTTAGGCGCATTTGTATTAATAATCATTTAG
- a CDS encoding FadR/GntR family transcriptional regulator — translation MEYKPIRTKKVYEEVAESLIDRIKKGTLTSGDKLDSVEQLAKSFEVGRPAIREALSGLRTMGIVEMRQGEGTYVRTFDASKFTLPVTTAFLMKQEDVKELYEMRKILEVGAAGLAAKHHQVEDLLPIQNALDKMKNTKGDDELAEIADLDFHLAIAKATHNQMLIYLMSSVSEMMAETIRETRRLLLYSEGRSEVLFDEHTLIFNAIKRRRPEQAEQYMYDHLAVVEELLFKHIE, via the coding sequence ATGGAATATAAACCGATTCGGACGAAGAAAGTTTATGAAGAAGTAGCAGAATCGCTGATTGATAGGATAAAAAAAGGAACGTTGACCTCTGGTGACAAATTGGATTCTGTGGAGCAGCTGGCAAAAAGTTTTGAGGTCGGCCGGCCGGCGATTCGGGAGGCGCTTAGCGGGCTCCGGACGATGGGAATTGTGGAAATGCGGCAAGGGGAGGGTACATATGTTAGAACATTTGATGCATCGAAATTCACCTTGCCGGTAACGACAGCATTTTTGATGAAACAGGAAGATGTCAAAGAGCTGTATGAAATGAGGAAAATTTTAGAAGTTGGAGCGGCCGGTCTTGCTGCCAAGCACCACCAGGTGGAAGATTTACTTCCTATCCAAAATGCACTGGATAAAATGAAGAATACCAAAGGGGATGATGAACTTGCTGAAATAGCGGATCTTGATTTTCATCTGGCCATTGCAAAAGCTACTCATAATCAGATGCTCATCTATCTAATGAGCAGTGTATCGGAAATGATGGCAGAAACCATCCGGGAAACACGCAGATTATTATTGTATTCCGAGGGAAGATCGGAGGTATTATTCGATGAACATACGTTAATTTTTAATGCCATTAAGAGGAGACGCCCGGAACAGGCAGAGCAATATATGTATGATCACTTGGCAGTCGTAGAGGAATTATTATTTAAACATATAGAATGA
- the mqo gene encoding malate dehydrogenase (quinone) — MTRRKNMNDNDTTNDVILIGAGIVSATLATLLNKLEPEWHITLFEKLDAAGKESSNEWNNAGTGHAALCELNYTPEQQDGSISIDRAVEINEQFQISRQFWSHLVEQGDLRSPQEFIRPLPHMSFVYGEDHVAFLKKRFDALADHPQFQGMAFSEDPERIKEWMPLMMEGRTSEEPVAATKFDHGTDVNFGEMTRQLLNNLDQQSNVDVRYNHSVDDITQRKDGTWEVTVQNLEKESLEEHTASFAFIGAGGGALPLLQKTGLPESKHIGGFPISGEFLVCDRPEVVRQHHAKVYGKEPEGAPPMTVPHLDRRHIEGKDTLLYGPFAGFTPKFLKAGSPMDLFGSVKPTNVLTMLAAGAKNTPLLKYLAQQLTKSKKGRVEELRHFVPNASSEDWDLLVAGQRVQLIEDTEAGGRGALQFGTKLIHANDRSMAALLGESPGASVSVSIMLEVLNSCFPEYLESWEPKLKTIIPSYGQSLEDHPELLDQVHASTSRTLGLTDPVI; from the coding sequence ATAACGAGGAGGAAGAACATGAACGACAACGACACAACGAACGACGTGATTCTTATCGGTGCCGGCATCGTGAGTGCAACGCTCGCCACGCTTTTAAACAAATTAGAGCCGGAGTGGCATATCACCCTGTTCGAGAAGCTCGACGCCGCGGGAAAAGAAAGTTCAAATGAATGGAATAACGCTGGAACCGGACACGCGGCTCTTTGTGAGCTGAACTATACCCCCGAGCAGCAGGACGGATCTATCAGTATAGACCGAGCGGTCGAAATTAATGAACAATTCCAGATTTCCAGGCAATTCTGGTCACATCTGGTCGAGCAGGGTGACCTCCGCAGTCCCCAGGAGTTTATTCGCCCTCTGCCTCACATGAGCTTTGTTTACGGAGAGGATCATGTGGCATTTCTTAAAAAGCGGTTTGACGCCCTGGCCGACCACCCCCAGTTTCAGGGGATGGCGTTTTCCGAGGACCCCGAACGAATAAAGGAATGGATGCCTTTAATGATGGAGGGCCGTACCTCCGAAGAACCGGTAGCGGCAACAAAGTTCGACCACGGCACCGACGTTAATTTTGGGGAAATGACACGGCAATTGCTGAACAACCTGGATCAGCAAAGCAACGTAGATGTCCGCTATAATCATTCCGTCGATGATATCACCCAAAGGAAAGACGGAACGTGGGAAGTAACGGTACAAAACCTTGAAAAGGAATCGCTCGAAGAACATACGGCTTCCTTCGCCTTTATCGGCGCTGGGGGCGGCGCCCTGCCATTACTTCAAAAAACGGGCCTTCCCGAAAGCAAGCACATCGGAGGATTTCCTATTAGCGGCGAATTCCTCGTCTGTGACCGTCCAGAGGTGGTCCGTCAGCATCATGCCAAGGTGTATGGCAAAGAGCCAGAGGGCGCCCCGCCGATGACCGTCCCCCATTTGGACCGGCGGCACATCGAAGGGAAAGACACGCTGTTATACGGTCCGTTTGCCGGATTCACCCCCAAATTTTTAAAGGCTGGCTCACCGATGGATCTGTTTGGATCGGTAAAGCCGACGAATGTCCTGACAATGCTCGCAGCCGGCGCCAAGAATACCCCCCTGCTCAAATATTTGGCGCAGCAGCTGACCAAGTCCAAAAAGGGCCGGGTGGAGGAGCTTCGGCATTTTGTGCCAAATGCGTCAAGTGAAGACTGGGATCTCCTGGTAGCAGGGCAGCGTGTCCAATTGATTGAAGACACGGAGGCCGGCGGCAGAGGAGCCCTGCAGTTTGGAACCAAATTGATTCACGCTAACGACCGCTCCATGGCGGCCCTTCTCGGCGAATCGCCAGGAGCTTCGGTGTCCGTTTCAATTATGCTGGAAGTCCTGAACTCATGCTTTCCCGAGTATCTTGAGTCATGGGAGCCGAAACTCAAAACAATCATTCCTTCCTACGGCCAGTCCCTGGAGGATCATCCTGAGCTGCTTGATCAGGTGCATGCTTCTACGTCACGCACCCTCGGTTTGACAGACCCAGTGATATAA
- a CDS encoding SDR family NAD(P)-dependent oxidoreductase, whose protein sequence is MKKILVTGGAGFIGSHVVDALVEQEKTVLIADNLSTGRSAHVNPGENTHFFDVDITDRDGLEQIFRQHHDIDGVIHLAAQSKASPSLEAPGHDANINIHGTVNVLELMKTYEVGRFIYASSAAVYGDQETLPITEDAAVGPLSPYGVSKYAGEEYVKAYQRLYDIDARILRFANVYGPRQSVDTEAGVITIFVEQLLNGDQPGIYGDGKQTRDFIYVKDVASAILCCLFEAPSESGGDPVYNVSTGQETSIETLLRELSAIMDQSYHPLYMGERAGDIEKSYLDNRKLRTNFTWKPETSLEDGLAATIAHAQRSGDLYEKID, encoded by the coding sequence ATGAAAAAAATACTTGTCACAGGTGGAGCCGGGTTCATTGGGTCGCATGTTGTCGATGCGCTGGTTGAACAGGAAAAAACGGTGCTCATTGCCGATAATTTGAGCACCGGGCGAAGTGCGCACGTGAACCCGGGCGAAAACACGCATTTTTTTGATGTAGATATTACAGACCGGGATGGTCTGGAGCAAATTTTCCGTCAACACCATGACATTGACGGGGTCATCCATCTGGCTGCGCAAAGCAAAGCAAGTCCTTCTCTGGAAGCTCCGGGGCATGATGCGAACATCAATATTCATGGCACGGTGAACGTGTTGGAATTAATGAAGACGTATGAAGTGGGCCGTTTCATTTACGCGTCGTCCGCAGCGGTGTACGGCGATCAAGAAACGTTGCCGATTACAGAAGACGCGGCGGTTGGACCGTTGTCTCCGTATGGCGTATCGAAATATGCCGGCGAAGAGTATGTAAAAGCGTATCAGCGGTTGTACGATATCGATGCCCGAATTTTACGGTTTGCCAACGTTTATGGTCCAAGGCAAAGTGTCGATACGGAAGCCGGCGTTATCACTATTTTTGTGGAACAGTTATTGAATGGCGATCAACCCGGCATTTATGGAGACGGCAAACAAACAAGGGATTTCATCTATGTGAAAGATGTGGCGAGCGCGATTCTCTGTTGTTTGTTCGAAGCACCGAGCGAGTCCGGAGGGGATCCGGTTTATAATGTAAGCACGGGGCAAGAAACGAGCATTGAAACGTTGCTACGCGAGTTGTCCGCGATTATGGATCAGAGCTACCATCCTCTCTATATGGGAGAAAGAGCGGGCGACATCGAGAAAAGTTACCTGGACAATCGCAAATTGCGCACGAACTTTACGTGGAAACCTGAAACGTCGCTCGAAGACGGTTTGGCGGCAACGATTGCACATGCACAACGTTCTGGCGACCTATATGAAAAGATCGATTAA
- a CDS encoding sugar transferase produces MPDNSESRNYKFFIILVDLFCILAAYISAFYIRYNGFPAENWSSFVALLPWILLIGLFFISVYELYALSRKNTIWDVLLKILIAVSFMAFLTMAASYLFREFALPRSIILIASIFTVLFMVFWKSLYLKFIRRNVVGKVLLIGDGEEAQKMMSKVKHPMLQGTHVKHIEADTPIGLVTSFFRQVDYVLLCPNISKEQKSQIIYHAMEGNKVVYVIPTLYELLMQRSQVTPLEDTLAMSVKPFGLTWDEKLIKRTFDIVASGSMLLVASPLLLLVTLGIKLESPKGSIIYKQERLGQGDQPFIVYKFRSMIEGAENGTGPMLSTENDNRITRIGKWIRATRLDELPQLFNVLKGDMSLVGPRPEREFFIKQLSEQYYHYSYRNTVKPGITGYAQIMGKYSTEAIDKLRFDLYYIRNYSFWLDIIILLKTFAVLFDMSKTEGTTTEKKSTSSMEKKDRATFDNQ; encoded by the coding sequence ATGCCGGATAACAGTGAATCGAGAAATTATAAATTTTTTATCATATTGGTTGACCTCTTCTGTATTTTGGCAGCCTATATAAGTGCATTTTATATTCGGTACAACGGATTTCCGGCGGAAAACTGGTCATCGTTTGTGGCTTTATTGCCGTGGATCTTGTTGATCGGTTTATTCTTTATTTCCGTATATGAATTGTATGCATTGAGTCGCAAAAATACGATTTGGGATGTGCTGTTGAAGATACTTATTGCTGTGTCTTTTATGGCTTTCTTAACGATGGCTGCTTCTTACTTGTTTAGAGAGTTTGCCCTTCCGCGTTCCATTATATTAATTGCCAGCATCTTCACGGTTTTATTCATGGTTTTTTGGAAATCATTATATTTAAAGTTCATTCGGCGCAATGTCGTCGGGAAGGTTCTTTTAATCGGAGATGGCGAAGAAGCGCAAAAAATGATGTCGAAAGTCAAGCATCCGATGTTGCAAGGGACGCACGTCAAACATATTGAAGCCGATACACCGATCGGTCTTGTGACGTCTTTCTTCCGCCAAGTGGATTATGTGCTTTTATGTCCAAACATCAGCAAAGAACAAAAATCACAAATCATATATCACGCGATGGAAGGCAACAAAGTCGTTTATGTCATTCCAACATTATATGAATTGCTCATGCAACGGTCGCAGGTGACGCCGCTTGAGGATACGTTGGCCATGTCGGTGAAACCGTTCGGTTTAACGTGGGATGAGAAGCTGATCAAACGAACGTTTGACATCGTCGCTTCCGGGTCGATGTTGCTGGTCGCTTCGCCTCTGTTGCTTTTGGTAACGCTAGGCATCAAACTTGAGAGTCCGAAGGGCAGTATCATCTATAAACAGGAGCGGCTCGGGCAGGGCGATCAACCGTTTATCGTCTACAAATTCCGTTCCATGATTGAAGGGGCGGAAAACGGGACCGGTCCCATGTTGTCTACCGAAAACGACAACCGGATTACAAGGATTGGAAAATGGATCCGGGCCACGCGACTGGATGAGCTTCCGCAATTGTTTAACGTGTTAAAAGGCGATATGTCCTTGGTTGGTCCGCGGCCGGAGCGCGAATTTTTCATTAAACAGCTTTCCGAACAGTATTATCATTACAGCTACCGTAATACAGTAAAACCGGGTATTACCGGTTATGCCCAGATCATGGGGAAATACAGTACGGAAGCGATCGATAAATTACGGTTTGACTTGTATTATATTCGCAATTACAGTTTCTGGTTGGATATCATCATCTTACTGAAAACGTTCGCTGTTTTATTTGATATGTCCAAAACAGAAGGGACTACGACAGAAAAAAAAAGTACGTCGTCTATGGAGAAAAAAGACAGGGCAACCTTTGATAACCAGTAG